Part of the Photobacterium sp. DA100 genome is shown below.
ACCGTAAACTCTCCATTGGAAAAGGCCATTGTGGCATTTTCCAGTTTACGGAACCGGTTAGATAACAATTTCAGCATTATTGCGCTGTAGAGGGCGAACGTGGCGAAAAAAGAGACCCAAAGTAATTTGAACTCTAAATCAAGCATCTGCCAAAGGTCTTGCTCGGGATCTGGCTGGAGGAAATAGACCCACTTCTGGTCACCGTACACCACCCAGTATTGGTTTTCGCCCTCGAACAAGGCACCGCGCCGGCTCAGTTTATCGTGCTGGGCTTGGCTCAGCCCAATTTCATCCCAGCTAAACCGCTGATAGGTCAAATGGCTGCGCTCGGCATAGCCTGCCAGCAAAGTATCCGCTTTCTCTTGGCCCCGCTGCGCGGCCACATCATCCAATATCTGCATCACGCTGGAAACGTAGCTGATCTCCAGCTCTGCCTCGTAATCGGTTGTCAGCTCCTGGGTCACAAAAGAGAAAGCAAAAATGCACAAGAAGAAAAGCCCGGACAAGCCAACAAAAAACTCTAAGTAGAGACGCTTCATGGCAACGCCTTACCAGCGGTCTGGTACAAACAAATAGCCTTTTCCGCGCACCGTAATAATCTTCCTTGGCAGAGAAGGGTTGTCCCCCAACTTCTTGCGCAGGGTAACAATCTTGTTGTCGATGGTGCGATCCAATCCATCATATTTGATGCCGCGGGTCTCCATCACCAAGAATTCCCGTGTGAGTACCTCGTCCGGATGACAAGCCAGCAACCACAATAAGTTGAACTCACTGTCCGTCAGGCTTACGGCCTCACCATCCATTTCACAACTGCGGCTGCGGTGGTTGATAGTCAATGTACCGTATCGATATTCCAGCCCATCAGACGGCGCAGCGGCACTTTCATCCTCACTCTCCGGATTGGCGCTATTGAGCTCACGGCGCAGCAGCATTCTGATCCTTGCTAGCAAAACACGGGGCTTGATCGGTTTATTGACGAAATCATCCCCACCCACTTCCAAACCAGCCACATGATCAATGTCATCATCGCTGGCGGTCAGGATCATGATCTTACTCTTAACTTTGCCACGGATCTTGCGGCAAATACTCAGCCCATCCATGCCCGGCAGCATCAAGTCCAGTACCACTAAATCTGGTTGATGACTAATGATCACGTCTGGTGCTTCTAGCCCATCATGTACGGTGATCACTTCAAACTGCTGTTGCCGAAGGTAATTTGCCAATAGCTCACACAGCTTCTCATCATCTTCGACCAACACAATCTTTAACATGTAACCAACCTACACCAAATAAAACAACGTTCAAAAACGGAGGATACACAATTTTCAAACCTATTTCGATAGGAGATAGGATCAAAACCTAACATGCATGTAAGCTAAGATTGCCATAGCGCATACAGCGTTAGGGCAGAGTCGGAATAAGGTTCATATCCGCTGTTTAGCCCGCCCCATCATCCGCAACAAAACTTGATTCTTGGCAACAAAGTGATGCTTCAACGCCGCACAAGCATGGAGTGCGATAACGACAGCCAGCGACGCGCAAGCATAGCGGTGCACCATAAAGAAAAAACTATTTATTTCTCTGGAATTGATTAGATTTGGGATTTCCACCAGCCAAAATAATGGATAACTTGTCTCTAACATCAAAAAACCACTGATAAAAACGACAAACATCAGCTGATAGATAATCCCATGGATCATATGGGCCGCACTGAGTTGCCAGTGAGGGAGCTTATCATTTGAAAACGCTCTGGTGGGTCGAAAGTATTTCCAAGCCCAACGTACCACAAATACCCCACTTCCCACGGTTGCTAACGACATGTTCATGACAGAAAGAAAGTTAAACACCGGCGGATGGGAATCGATAACCAGATGCATCACATATCCTGCGGCGGTAGCATAAATAATAATCACTGCCATTATCCAATGCAGATAACGGGTTACCTTGTCATAATTTATTATTTCCATATGAAGACTAAACCTTACTTTTGATACTTAATGAATGCTATGAAAATTATCAATGCAGATGTTTGCTGTCATGGTTCAAGACGTGATCCCCATTCAAATTAACAAGAATAAACATACAATTAATAAATTAATCATAATAAAAACAAGAAGCCTATAGGCAATATTAATAAGTCACACAACAATAATCATTAATACCAATGTAGTTGATGCCTTTCAGACTCTCTCATTTACTTATATGCCTTCTCAAAAAGCAATATTCATTGCAACTGTTTTTGTGACTAACAAGGACGATTTTACTCAAAGCGTTTTTCATAATAATCATCTTACAAATTGCATCAGAACAATAGAGGGATATATGTCTGCTATCTTGGTATTAAATGGACCTAACTTAAATTTATTGGGTACGCGAGAGCCAACACAATACGGCTGCGAAACGCTCAGTGACTTGAAAGAGCGCTGTATTTCCGCTGCCAGCAAATTTGACCATAGCGTTGACTTTCGCCAATCCAACCATGAAGGCGTTTTGATTGATACGATCCATGAAGCAGGAGAGCGCTACAAGCAAGGGGAGATCCTGGGGATTGCCTTTAACCCCGGTGCTTACACCCACACCTCCATTGCCCTGCATGATGCCATCAAGGGGGTCGATGTCCCGGTGATCGAGGTTCACATTTCCAACGTGCATGCCCGGGAATCATTCCGCCATCATTCTTATATTTCCCCTGTAGCCAAAGGCACGATTATCGGTATGGGGTTGAAAGGATATGAACTGGCTATCCAGGCCCTCGCCGAAGCTTGCGACTAGATAGCGGTATGGCTGAATAAGACCATCGCTCCGAGCGATGGTTTTTTATTTATCGGCTCAAAACAAAAGGCCACCATGATATTCATGGTGGCCTCATTATTAATAGTTAAATTTGATTACTTAATCTGTTTCCCGCGTTGCCGCCTGAGCAGACAGGCGAATGAAAGCATTATCTTCGCCGTATTTCTTATATTCGCCAATACGTTGTAGTACCTCGAAGAAAATACCATTGACTTCCTTGGTATAAAAATGGAAAAACTCCCCATCCTCGCTGCGGTCATACATAATGTTGTCTTGCTTCATTCTTTGGATTAACAACTCATCCAAGCCATACTTGGCTTCAATATCACGGTAGTAGTTATCCGGGATCGGTAATTGGAACTCCGCCTCCAGCGACTCTGCCGCTTTGAAAATGTCCCGACACTCAAGGGCAATTTGATTCACTGCCGCACCATTTGATTGGTTTAGGAACTGCTGTGTGGCCGTTTCTGAGGCTTTGGTCGTATTGAGTACAATCTTCACATTGTTGTTGCTGCTGGTGACAGTCTTGCTGGTGATCAAGCCATTGATATCAGGCAGGTCAAAACTTTGTTCCGGCTTGAAACCAAAGATAGAGCGGTAGAAGAAGGCCATCGACAGCATATCGGTATTGGGCACCGTCTGACCAATGTGATCAATTCGCAGCAGGTTACCATCATCCTCGGTTGCCTGGGTGAGTACCGGCTCGAAGTCATGGTCATAGAAATTACGCTGGGCTTTTTCATCCAAGAAATACACCAGGCTATCACCGGCCCCCACCACCGCAGGAATGCTCAGCTCGTCATTGAGCCTTTGATTGTGGATGATATCGCAATGATAGCGGCTGGCTAACGCCAAACTACGCTGGCTATCTTCTGAAATCAGGCCAATCGCACAAACCGACTCACCATGGCGCTTGAGGTATTCGTGAGCACTGCTGTTCTTCTCGCCATTGAGCACGATATTGATCTCGCCTTTATTCATCAGCACCACATTCTTTGATTTATGCACGTGCGTTTTCCTGAACCCGAGCGATGTCAGCAGGTTGTAGAAAGAATTGTCAGACTCATCGGCAATAGAAAACTCAATAAAGCCAATACCTTGGATGTCCGGCGCAGGGGTGGCAGGTGCTTGTTGGGTGCCAACCTGATCCTCCAGCCACTTCAATGAGCGGATACCATCGATGGATTTCTCTAGCGGCGAAGAGGCTCGGAACTCATCATTGAAAATTTCATGCGACAAGTAGTCGTCAAAACCCTTATCCTTGAGCACTTGCAGGAACTCGATAACCGGCAGATCACCTTGGCCCGGGAAGCAACGGAAGTGACGGCTATATTGCAGGATATCCATATGGATCTTCGGCGCATCAGCCACCTGAACCATGGCGATTTTATCGGTAGTGATCTCGTTCTTGAGCACCTCCAAGGTATTGCCACGCGCGAACATGTGGAAGGTATCGAGAATAATCCCCATGTTGGGGTGATCCGCACGTTTTACCAGATCCCAAGCATCATGGTAGTCCGCAATGTGCCGTCCCCACGCCAAGGCTTCATAGCCTAGCTTGATGTCTTCACGCTGGGCAAGCTCTGCCAAGGTATGCAGATCACTGGCACATTGGCTTCGATCTGCCGATGCATAAGGCTGTACATTACTGCACATCAAGATCCGACTCGTACCCAGTTCATGGGCAACCTCGAACTTCTTCTGCAGCATGTTGATTTTCTGTTGGCGCAGAAGCTCGGGCATCCCTTCCATATCACGCATTGGCTGGAGGGCAACAATGCTTAACCCGAAATCATCAGCCATACGCTTGACCTGTGCAGGGCTGTAGCGGCACTGCGTCAGGTCATTTTCGAAGATTTCAACACCATCAAAGCCCGCATTGGCGGCAGCTTCAAACTTCTGCGGCAAGGTTCCAGAGAGACTCACCGTTGCGATAGAATATTTCATCATGACTTCCTTTCAATGAATACGTGATAATCTGCCCGATGCTGTGTTAGCCGACCTGGCGCACCTCAACATAGCTTTTGCTCTCGCTGGCTTCGACAATAGCGTCGATCACCAACAGGTTCTGCAAGCCGTCCTTAATACTGACTCTTGGCTCAGTTTCGCCCCGGATCAATGCGCAGAAATGCGTGAGTTGTAGCGCAAGAGGGTCTTGGCGCTCTAGCTCAACCGTATCGACCGCCAACGGCTTCCACCATGATTTTTCTTCACTGCCAGTATGGAATTTCATACGCATGGTAGGAATGGATAGCGATCCGTTGGTACCCGCAATGTGGTAGCAGTCTTCGTCGCCATAGCTAGCGTAGGATTTATTCTCCAGCGAAGTCTGCTCCCAACTTCGGCCGCTACAGGCTGTATCCGAAAGAACAAAGGTACCCAGCGCTCCACTAGCGAAATGTAGGGTCATGACCGCCGTGTCTTCCACCTCAAACTGACGGTTCACATTCGAACTCATCGCCTGGACACCGACGATCTCACCCAACAAATACCGCAAGTTGCCAATCTCGTGGATCATATTGATCAAGATTGGCCCGCCGCCTTTTTGCGTGCGCCAAGGACCTTCGTCAAAATAAAAGTCAGGTTTGTAGAAAATCGCACTGCCAATCACCGCTACCGAGCTGCCAAACCGCTCGCTTTCAATCACCTGCTTGGCAGTTTCCAGAATCGGGCTATACGCGCGGTGATGGCCGACCAAGATCTTGCTGTTGTACTTTTCGGCTTCTTTGAAAAGCGCAAAGCCCTCTTCAATAGTTTGTGTCACCGGTTTTTCAACAATGGCCGCTACCCCTTCATTGACACACTGCATCGCCTGCTCGGCATGAAGTTTATTAGGTGTAGCCAAGATGATGCCATCAGGTTTGGCGTCATCGAAGAGCGCATTCAAGCTTGGAAATAACGGGACATTATATTGCTCAGCTAATTCTTTTGCTTGCGGAGAGGGATCTACGATAGCCGAGAGTTCACATTCATCACTCGCATTAATTAACTTTAGGTGCGTTTTACCAATTAGCCCCGCCCCAGCCACTGCAATTTTTATTTTTTCCATTTCTTGCCTCTTATTTCACATTTATTATGGTAATACAAAGCCACCAAACACCCAGTGGCTTATCCATTTTCTAGATATTTATTGATAGTTGATTTACATAGAGAATGACGGAAAGTGTCACTCCAGATAATAGCGTTGTAATTAAAAGTGTACTTGAGCAAAAAACGCTATCACCATATTGCCCGCCTATTACCGGGTATATACTCAGCATTGGCATAGCCGAAAATAAAATAACCGCTAGTTGTAACTCTCCATCAAGTGGAAAAATAAACGTCAACAATAAAGCAATAACGGGACAGATTATTAGTTTTGTACTGCATACCAATAATGACCGACTAATATTAGCTTTTATGGTTGCTCCTACTAACGACCCACCAATGACAAATAAAGCGAGCCCGGTAGAAACCTTGGCAGCCATTTCCAAAACACCACCGACGACACTCGGCAGAGAAACATCAAAGATGTTAATCGCAAAGCCAATGGTTACAGCGATGATCATTGGGTTTCTGGTTAATTTCGTCAATGAGGCCAGGTAGATGGCTTTCTTACTTTTTCCTGATTGGTTATGTGTGATTTCTAAGATCATGAATGCCAATGGGATAAGAATGATATTCTCAATTAGAAAGCACATCACAAACGCTTGTGCTGTCGTGTCTTCGAAAACTTGTATAACAATCGGTATACCGACAAACGCACTGTTTGATAGTGCGCAGCCCAAACTATTCATTGCTGATGATTTGCTATTATTCTTCAGCAGAGCTCGGCTCGCGATAAAACCGATGGTCATTGCGGCAAGCCCTGTCACTCCGTAAACCAATAAATAGTTAAAGCTGATCGCTTCTGATAACTCGATAGTACTGACATTCAAGATAATCAATGCCGGCAACGCAATGTACATGACGAACTTGCCACATTCAGCCACAAAGCTTTTTGAAAACGCACCTATTGATACCGCGAAGTAGCCAACCGATATCATCACAACGATAGGAGCAAGTATTTCAGCCACCGACATTGTTATTATCCTCAATCAACCTAATAGCCGAACAAATTAATACCCAAAGAGCCTTGGCAACATCGTCACTGAGCTTGGTACGAACGTAATAAACATCAGGACAATCACTTCGATGATGAACAGCGGCATAACCTGACGTGAAATAGCGGCAATCCCTACTTTCGAGATGGAGTTCGCCACGAACAAACACATCCCCATTGGCGGCGTGATCAAGCCAATCATCAAGTTGAAGATCACGATGACACCAAAGTGGATTGGGTCGATACCGAAACTCATCGCAATCGGGTGCAAGATCGGGATAAGGATCAGCATGGCTGCAATGCCTTCAAGGAACAGGCCGATACATAGCAAGATCAAGTTAACCAACAGCAGGAATACAATAGGATTGGTGATGTTATCCAGTACCTGCTGGCTGATCATTTGCGGCACTTGCGAGAATGTCAGCAGCCAGTTAGCCACCGACACCACCGCAATCAAGATCAATACAATTGATGAGTCGCGCATGGAGGTAATGAAGATCTCAGGCAAGTCTTTAATCTTCAGCGTCTTGAAGACGAACATACCAATCGTCAGGGCGTAGAAAGCTGCGAAGGCTGCCGCTTCAGTCGGTGTCACAATCCCCATCAAGATAGAACCCAGGATCAACACCGGCATAGTCAGCGGTATGATCGCATTGATAAAGGCTTTAAAGCGCCCCGTCACAACTGCAGTATTTTTGATATTGTGCTTCGTCGCGTAGTAATACACATAGGCCGACAAGCAAATTGCTGAGAGAATGCCAGGAACAATACCTGCCAGAAACAGACCCGGTACCGATACACCACTGGCAATAAGGGCATAGATAATCACCGGAATACTCGGTGGGATCATCGGCCCAATCACCGAAGAAGCCGCTGTCAACGCCGATGAGAATGACTTGGAATAGCCTTCCTTCTCCATTTCAGGAATAAATACTCGACCCAGTGCAGAAGTATCTGCTACTGCCGAGCCAGATAGCCCTGCAAACATAACCGAAGACCAAATATTGACCTGAGCCAGACCGCCTTTGAACGTACCAACCAGTGCATTAGCAAAAGTAATAATTCGCTTGGTGATGCCACTTTTATTCATTAGCTCGCCAGCTAAAACGAAAAGTGGGATCGCAAGGATTGAAAATGAGTCCAACCCGCCAAAAATACGTTGCCCAATCAGGCTTAAAGAAATAGGGGTATCAGAAATAAATAACGTTATTGACAGAATAATACCGAACACGAGCGGTATACCCAGTATTAGCATACTGGATAGAAATGCTAAAGATAACATGTTACTTCCTTATATTTTTTATCTTTTATTTGCTGGTAAGCGTACTTAACTCATAGCGGCGCAGTTGAATATAGCTAGCTAATTTCATGATTGCGGCGATGGTTAATCCTGCTCCACCAATAACAATGGCTGATTGGAAGAAATACATACTCAAGCCTGTGCCTGGAGAGGTAATTGAACCGCGACGCATTACAAATAAATAACCCGACCAAGTAATTAATACACCACTTGCCAATACGGCTATGTCCGTCAGGATATTTAATCTAGCCAGATTTTTTTTCGATAAAAAGCTGTCAAGAACCGAAAACTTAATATGAAGGCCCTCTAAATAGCAGAGGATCATGCCAAACATAACACCGTATATCATGGAGTATTTGGCCACTTCCTCACTCCATAAAATTGGGCTATCCAAAAAGTAACGGCTAATACTGGCAGCCAGCATGACACTAAAAAGAACAAATAACGACAAGGCCGCTAGCACTGACAGTAGTTTTTTATAGAAGACCATCATACACATCCTTGATATTGCTTAAGGCGGAAAAGCCGGCATGGTTTCCCATACCGGCTAAAACCACTTACTGAACCTGACTCGCTGCGTTTACAGAGTCCTGCACTTTCACTACCCACTTAGGATCAACCTGTTTCTTCAGCCACTCAACAATCTGTGGCTGCGCGGCTGAGCGAAATTTTTCCAGCTCTTCCTGTGATAGGGAGGTGATTTCCATACCGTTCTTAGCCAGAATTTCCAGACCTTGCGCCGAGTTGACCTGCTGGATAGCACGACCGACGGTTCCGGCCACTTTACCCGCACGGTCAATGATTTCCTTGTCCGCAGCGCTCAACGACGAGTAGAAGTCTTCATTGATCAGCAGGAAGTCCGTACTGTACACATGGCCATCTAGGGTGATGTATTTCTGAAATTCGTAGAATTTACTCAGGGTAATAACGCTAACTGGGTTTTCCTGACCATCAATCACACCAGTTGTCAGTGCAGTAGGCACCTCAGGGAAGGCGATAGGCGTCGCTTCAGCACCCAAGGATTTCATCATCTCGATGTACAGAGGCAGCGTCATGACACGAATTTTCAGCCCTTTCAAATCATCCGGAGAATGGATTGGACGTTTAGAGTTGGTGAAATGGCGGAAGCCTGTCTCGCCGTAAGAAAGGGTACGTAGACCTGTTTGCTGTAGGCAGTGCTCACTCAAGCTCTGACCAAACTCGCCATCCAGTACTTTCCACGCTACTGGTGATGAAGGGAATAGATATGGGATTTCTAGTACCGATGCTTCCTTACACACTTTGGCAAAAGCCCCCGATACCAAGCTCATTGTGACCATACCTTCCTGGGTAGACTGCACCAACTCGGTTTCCGAGCCCAGCTGACCCGCAGGATAGATGTTGACCTTCATCCTGCCGCCGGATTCCGCCTCAACCAAGTTTTTGAACACCTGAGTGGCCGCCCCCTTTTTGGATGTTGTCCACTCTTGGGCATCGACGTGACCAATGGTGATGTTGATTGTTTTTGCACTCACTGTGCCTGCAGTTGCTAGCGAAAGCGCTATGACTAATGACTTTATAATATTCACAACCGTTTACCTCCTGTTAACATACATTTGATACTAACAGTGGAAATTTATCGCCAGAAATTGATATAGCGCATAGGGCATTCAAATTAGGTATAAGCCGTTTAAAACAAGCCAGTTTAACCTTTATTTTTCATCGTGTTACACAAATAAATGTAAAAATTAACTTTGAATCACTATTGGTATTTTATTGATAAATTGATGCTGGCTCACATTTAATTTTGCATCCTAACAATAGCGATTATTCAATACTTACAACCGGTAAAATGTAGAATAATTTCCACACATTTATGCAACAAACAAAAAAACCCGAGGCATAGCCTCGGGCAAGGACAGAACATGACTTATCGCCTATTACAAATCAGTTCACGTCTAGCAACACACCTTGATGTAACTAAAACTCTTCAGTATCAATTTCTAGCTGAACCACACTGTTGTATCGAGGGCCCTTTACCGTTTGCTGATTGATGATCCTATCCAGCTGGGCTACCACCTCTGCGGACAACTCGTAATCCGCAGCTTGCCAATTCTCAACCAGATGATCGCTATTTGTGGTGCCCGGCAAAACAATACTGTCTTGTTGCTTGGCCAGTACCCAAGCTAAGGACAGCTGAGCCAACGAGATTTGTCGTGATGATTCTCCCGGAAAATTTACCTGTTGTGCAATCTCAAACAGCTGGTCAATCAACTTCAGATTACTCGGGTAATATTCCGAAGAAAAACGCGGCATTGCCCGGCGGATGTCATTACCTTCAAAATTATCCGGGTCACGGATGCACCCGGTCAACGCCCCCCGCCCCAGCGGACTGAATGCCACAAAGGTAACGCCAATGTCTTGACAGGCATCAAGCAGCGCGATTTCAGGGTTGCGGCTCCACAGCGAGTACTCAGACTGCACTGCCGCAATAGGATAGACCTCATCGGCTTTTCGCAACGTATCTGCCGAGACTTCCGACAAACCGATCTCACGAATTTTCCCTTCTTCGACCAGACGCGACAGCTCGCCGACACTGTCTTCAATTGGCACAGTTTTATCCCAACGGTGCAAATAATAAAGATCGAGCACATCGGTTTTTAGTCGGGACAAACTCTGCTCACAATGCTTACGCAGTGAGGCTGGTCGGCCATCAATCTGCTTCTTGCCATTGTCACCGATGAACATGCCGCCTTTAGAGGCCAAAAGAAACTCCGAACGGCGATGACCCACGGCTTTGGCCAGCAGCTCTTCATTGGCTCCAGCACCGTACAACATGGCCGTATCGAGCATGTTGTAGCCCAGATCCAACGCTTGGTTGAGCAGCCTTATCCCCTGCTGCTTTGTCGGCGGTTGGCCGTATGCATGGGACAGGTTCATACACCCAAGGGCGACCGGCGCGGTATCTAGCTGGCCTATCCTGCGCATGCATGCCCCCGAGACCAGTCACTTTCCAATTCCTGCTCAATACGATCCAACGTTTCCATTGCGCTCAGGCACTGGCGAACACTGGAGTTAGGCTCACGGTTTTCGCGAATGGCAGCAAAGAACTCACGGTCAATCAGCTCAATACCATTGTTCGATACCGCCACATCACTCAAATCAATTGGGTTTTCTCGGCCATCAAACAAGTCATCGTAGCGCGCAATGAAAGTGCCTTCGTCGCAGATGTATCGGAAGAATGTACCGAACGGGCCGTCATTGTTGAATGACAGTGACAAGGTACAGATAGCACCAGACGGGACTTTCATGCCAATGCTCATGTCCATCGCAATACCAAGTTCAGGATGGATTGGTCCTTGCAACGCAGTAACTTTCGATGCGACTTCGCCAGTCTGGTACTGGAACAAATCAACAGTATGACAAGCGTGGTGCCAAAGCAGATGATCCGTCCAGCTACGAGGTTCTCCCTTGGCATTGGTATTGGTACGACGGAAGAAGTAAGTTTGGACATCCATCTGCTGGATATTCAACTCACCAGCTTGGATTTTATTGTGGATCCACTGATGGCTTGGATTAAAGCGACGAGTATGACCAGCCATTGCCACCAAACCGGTTGTCTGCTGTACATCAACCAAGCGGCGGGAATCTTCCAGGTTATCTGCCATCGGAATCTCTACCAGCACATGCTTGCCGGCCTCCAGACACTGAATGGCCTGACTAGCATGCATCTGGGTTGGCGTTGCTAAAATCACTGCATCCAGATCCTCAAGTGCCAGCGCCTGCTCTAGCTCTTCGGTAACCAGCGGCTGATTATACTCAGCCGCTACTAACTGGAGTTTATCCAGATCGCGGCCAACAAGCGCCGTCACTTCAACATCTTCGATATTCTTGATTGCTTCAAGATGCTTAGTACCAAATGCACCGTTTGCACCCACTACACATACTTTCATCATTACATCCCTTTTATGTTTAAGTCAGTCTGTAACGCTTTAGCTCCTGTTAAGAGGACAAGCGTTTAAGCACCGTGTTTGCTAATTCAGTAAAATCTTCGCTATCGGCTTTCAGTGCCAATGCACCAATTTTCTCTTGCCATTGCACCGTTGCCTGCGCCATGGCGTTATCCAGTTCGAGTTGCTCCACCGTCAAAGCAACTTCGCGCATTTCAGCAGCCCGGCGCTGGCCATGCACCATCATTCGCTCAAGGTTGTAAGCCGCAGCCTGACGCCAGTTGATACCAGGATGGCTTGCTTCCAGCGAGCTGAGCACATAGTCTTCGACATTGGCTTTTTTGGCGCTGAGGAATGATTCCGCCATCAGAGCTTCCATCCCCTTCACCATAATGCTTCTGATCATCTTGACCGAAGAGGCGGCACCAACATCGCCTTCAATCACATCTAGCTTCATGTCCAGCTGCTCCATGAGCTTTTTAGCCTCCGTCACATGAGGTCCACTGATCAATACAGGTGTCTGGTGCCGCTTTGGATAAATCGGCGACATGATGGCGACATCGACATATTTGCCGCCGGCTTGCTCTATCAATCTGCCATTGATGCGCTTAGAGTCTGGCGAGCAAGAATTACAATCGAAATAAAACTGTCCCGGCTGAATATGCAG
Proteins encoded:
- a CDS encoding DctP family TRAP transporter solute-binding subunit, which translates into the protein MNIIKSLVIALSLATAGTVSAKTINITIGHVDAQEWTTSKKGAATQVFKNLVEAESGGRMKVNIYPAGQLGSETELVQSTQEGMVTMSLVSGAFAKVCKEASVLEIPYLFPSSPVAWKVLDGEFGQSLSEHCLQQTGLRTLSYGETGFRHFTNSKRPIHSPDDLKGLKIRVMTLPLYIEMMKSLGAEATPIAFPEVPTALTTGVIDGQENPVSVITLSKFYEFQKYITLDGHVYSTDFLLINEDFYSSLSAADKEIIDRAGKVAGTVGRAIQQVNSAQGLEILAKNGMEITSLSQEELEKFRSAAQPQIVEWLKKQVDPKWVVKVQDSVNAASQVQ
- a CDS encoding aldo/keto reductase, whose translation is MRRIGQLDTAPVALGCMNLSHAYGQPPTKQQGIRLLNQALDLGYNMLDTAMLYGAGANEELLAKAVGHRRSEFLLASKGGMFIGDNGKKQIDGRPASLRKHCEQSLSRLKTDVLDLYYLHRWDKTVPIEDSVGELSRLVEEGKIREIGLSEVSADTLRKADEVYPIAAVQSEYSLWSRNPEIALLDACQDIGVTFVAFSPLGRGALTGCIRDPDNFEGNDIRRAMPRFSSEYYPSNLKLIDQLFEIAQQVNFPGESSRQISLAQLSLAWVLAKQQDSIVLPGTTNSDHLVENWQAADYELSAEVVAQLDRIINQQTVKGPRYNSVVQLEIDTEEF
- a CDS encoding Gfo/Idh/MocA family oxidoreductase, with the protein product MKVCVVGANGAFGTKHLEAIKNIEDVEVTALVGRDLDKLQLVAAEYNQPLVTEELEQALALEDLDAVILATPTQMHASQAIQCLEAGKHVLVEIPMADNLEDSRRLVDVQQTTGLVAMAGHTRRFNPSHQWIHNKIQAGELNIQQMDVQTYFFRRTNTNAKGEPRSWTDHLLWHHACHTVDLFQYQTGEVASKVTALQGPIHPELGIAMDMSIGMKVPSGAICTLSLSFNNDGPFGTFFRYICDEGTFIARYDDLFDGRENPIDLSDVAVSNNGIELIDREFFAAIRENREPNSSVRQCLSAMETLDRIEQELESDWSRGHACAG
- a CDS encoding NAD(P)-dependent oxidoreductase, with translation MAKLSQVAFLGFGEAGKAIMSGWSDIQAPVATAYDIKTDNPSLRKAKLTDYIESGVQGCFNLEAALSGATAIFSLVTADQARVAAEHAALHIQPGQFYFDCNSCSPDSKRINGRLIEQAGGKYVDVAIMSPIYPKRHQTPVLISGPHVTEAKKLMEQLDMKLDVIEGDVGAASSVKMIRSIMVKGMEALMAESFLSAKKANVEDYVLSSLEASHPGINWRQAAAYNLERMMVHGQRRAAEMREVALTVEQLELDNAMAQATVQWQEKIGALALKADSEDFTELANTVLKRLSS